A genome region from Schlesneria paludicola DSM 18645 includes the following:
- a CDS encoding phosphatidylglycerol lysyltransferase domain-containing protein, translated as MLADSIETQNSDKRLEELAYLHGQAYDSYLSTEGQFEKFWSSDRQGVIAYAKVGRYLHVQGGLLAPAESRSLLLKEFFEFVERSGLVATFYNVGEEELPLFRQQGFQVTKWGEEPLLDLKNITWSGHEFEWVRRQANYCRRQQAVVTECCRDDYSTEDWDELMDEIRGIAAECLSTKPQRGDVRFFNGQVDPPSWDRRRLFVARSDHGAGRIEGFLICLPFDSGRQWSIETYRHRLDAPRGIVPFMIHQAVESLKSEGIDAISLCLCPAVRYEQLLGDSWIIRRCLQFGFNYASAFFDMPGEYHFKSRFRPRFIRRFICHWPRASVGSMWSTVRLSAALDLDWSKLLHNLWQQIARPKTRKNLAMPKQQEPAVAETQSRPRKRVEDRQPVASH; from the coding sequence ATGCTTGCGGACTCAATCGAGACCCAAAACTCCGACAAACGGTTGGAAGAACTCGCCTATCTGCACGGGCAAGCCTACGACAGCTATCTTTCCACCGAAGGCCAGTTCGAGAAGTTCTGGTCCAGCGATCGACAAGGCGTCATCGCGTATGCCAAGGTCGGACGCTATCTGCATGTTCAAGGCGGCTTATTGGCCCCCGCTGAATCCCGTAGCCTGCTCCTGAAAGAATTTTTTGAGTTCGTCGAGCGATCGGGCCTGGTGGCCACATTCTACAACGTCGGCGAAGAAGAACTTCCTCTGTTCCGCCAGCAAGGATTCCAGGTCACCAAGTGGGGCGAAGAACCGCTCCTGGACCTCAAGAATATCACATGGTCCGGCCATGAATTCGAATGGGTCCGCCGACAGGCCAACTATTGCAGACGCCAGCAGGCTGTGGTCACGGAATGTTGCCGCGACGATTACTCGACGGAAGACTGGGACGAACTGATGGACGAGATCCGCGGAATTGCCGCGGAATGCCTGTCGACAAAGCCACAGCGCGGTGACGTGCGATTCTTCAATGGCCAAGTTGATCCCCCGAGCTGGGATCGGCGGCGACTGTTCGTCGCGCGATCCGATCATGGTGCTGGGCGGATCGAAGGCTTTCTGATCTGTCTGCCATTCGATTCCGGTCGCCAGTGGTCGATTGAAACTTATCGGCACCGTTTGGACGCACCGCGGGGAATCGTTCCGTTCATGATCCATCAAGCGGTCGAAAGCTTGAAGTCCGAAGGGATCGATGCCATCTCGCTGTGCTTGTGCCCGGCAGTCCGGTATGAACAGCTCCTGGGCGACAGTTGGATCATCCGCCGCTGTCTGCAATTCGGCTTCAACTATGCCTCGGCATTCTTCGACATGCCCGGCGAATACCATTTCAAGAGCCGGTTCCGTCCGAGGTTTATCAGACGGTTCATTTGCCACTGGCCGCGGGCATCGGTGGGTTCAATGTGGTCGACAGTGCGACTGTCGGCCGCGCTCGATCTCGATTGGAGCAAGCTGCTTCACAATCTCTGGCAACAAATTGCTCGTCCCAAAACACGCAAAAACCTGGCCATGCCCAAGCAACAAGAGCCAGCGGTCGCGGAAACACAGTCACGCCCCAGGAAACGCGTCGAAGATCGTCAGCCGGTCGCTTCGCACTAA